The Paenibacillus uliginis N3/975 genome has a window encoding:
- a CDS encoding MFS transporter, whose product MKKPLKEQKTVLLILLSNIFIVFLGVGLIVPVMPSFKNIMHLSGQTMGYLMAAFAFAQLLMSPLAGRWIDTYGRKKMIIIGLLLFSISELIFGLGTHVSVLYLSRILGGISGAFIMPGVTAFVADITSVEERPKAMGYISAAISVGFIIGPGIGGFIAELGVRAPFYFAAGFALITCISSLFILKEPLTKQQLLEINQLKKDTSFVTDLKRSIHPQYIIAFIIVFVLAFGLSAYETVFSLFSDQKFGFTPKDIATVITISAIFGVVVQVFLFGKMVDKLGEKKLIQICLIAGVFFAVVSTMISGYLAILLVTCFIFLAFDLLRPALTTYLSKTAEQEQGFVAGMNSTYTSLGNIVGPALSGILFDVNINYPYLFAAVIMIIGLVITMMWKEKQLANSLAK is encoded by the coding sequence ATGAAGAAACCATTGAAAGAACAAAAAACAGTCTTACTTATTCTACTAAGTAATATATTCATTGTTTTTCTAGGAGTCGGACTTATCGTCCCTGTTATGCCATCCTTTAAGAATATTATGCATCTATCAGGCCAAACGATGGGTTATCTTATGGCAGCCTTTGCATTTGCACAATTACTCATGTCTCCACTGGCAGGACGATGGATTGACACTTATGGCAGAAAGAAAATGATCATAATCGGCTTATTACTCTTCAGTATATCAGAGCTGATCTTTGGATTAGGCACACACGTATCCGTTTTATATTTATCTAGAATTCTAGGTGGCATTAGTGGTGCATTTATTATGCCAGGCGTAACTGCTTTTGTTGCAGATATTACCTCAGTAGAGGAAAGGCCCAAAGCAATGGGTTATATTTCTGCTGCTATTAGTGTCGGTTTTATTATTGGCCCAGGTATCGGAGGTTTTATTGCTGAGCTGGGTGTGCGTGCCCCATTCTACTTTGCTGCAGGCTTCGCATTAATAACATGTATTTCATCCCTATTTATTTTAAAAGAGCCGCTAACCAAACAGCAGCTCTTGGAAATCAATCAGCTCAAAAAAGATACCAGCTTTGTAACTGATCTGAAACGATCAATTCATCCACAATACATTATCGCTTTTATTATTGTGTTTGTACTGGCCTTTGGTCTATCAGCATATGAAACCGTATTTAGTCTGTTTTCAGATCAAAAATTTGGTTTCACACCAAAAGACATTGCAACCGTTATTACAATAAGTGCAATCTTCGGGGTTGTGGTTCAGGTCTTTCTGTTTGGTAAAATGGTAGATAAACTTGGTGAAAAGAAACTCATCCAGATATGCTTAATTGCTGGCGTATTTTTTGCGGTAGTATCCACCATGATCTCCGGCTATTTAGCCATTTTGCTAGTAACTTGCTTCATCTTTCTCGCATTTGACTTGCTGCGACCAGCATTAACAACCTATTTATCAAAAACGGCTGAACAAGAACAAGGATTTGTCGCTGGAATGAACTCAACATATACAAGCTTGGGCAATATCGTCGGGCCCGCATTAAGCGGTATTTTATTTGATGTAAACATCAACTATCCGTATCTCTTTGCTGCTGTCATTATGATTATTGGTCTTGTAATTACGATGATGTGGAAAGAAAAACAATTAGCTAACAGCTTAGCAAAATAA
- a CDS encoding formate--tetrahydrofolate ligase, with protein MGKEAYMKPITEVAAQLGLEPDQLELYGKWKAKLTEDVWASVSQRPDGKLILVTAMNPTPAGEGKTLTTIGLTQGLNRIGRKAAAALREPSLGPCMGMKGGATGSGKAQIVPAEDINLHFTGDIHAITSAHNLLAALIDNHIHQGNALRLDPARIVWKRALDMNDRPLRQIVIGIGDNNGTVREDGFLITTASEVMAVLCLAEDMADLRMRLGRIVVAYDMDKRPVTAGEFQAVDAMCALLKDAIHPNLVQTLEGDPVFVHGGPFANIAHGCSSIRATRHALKLADYVVTEAGFGADLGAEKFINIKCRLGGLNPSAAVIVATVRALKYNGGVPKQELLTENAEAIRSGFGNLRRHVENMRGFGVPVIVAINRFAADTEAELAQVADLCAELGVKAILSDAWERGGEGCRELAQEVAALADGSTEDTFQLLYPDNMPLAEKIETVVTRIYRGAGVKYRPAAKRALQELERLGVRDLPVCMAKTPYSFTDRPAVLGAPEQFTIEVQDIRWSAGAGFAVVLTGQVVTMPGLPAEPAAWRIRLDEAGHIEGLS; from the coding sequence ATAGGCAAGGAGGCATATATGAAACCAATCACAGAAGTTGCAGCACAACTGGGCTTGGAGCCGGATCAGCTTGAGCTTTACGGAAAATGGAAAGCAAAGCTTACCGAGGATGTATGGGCATCCGTCTCGCAGCGGCCGGACGGAAAGCTTATCCTCGTTACCGCCATGAATCCGACGCCGGCGGGTGAAGGAAAGACGTTGACAACGATCGGGCTCACGCAAGGATTGAATCGGATTGGACGGAAGGCGGCGGCCGCTTTGCGTGAGCCATCGCTTGGACCGTGCATGGGTATGAAGGGTGGCGCCACAGGCAGTGGCAAAGCCCAGATTGTGCCAGCCGAGGATATTAATCTGCACTTTACGGGCGATATTCATGCGATTACATCAGCGCACAATCTGCTCGCGGCACTCATTGACAACCATATTCACCAAGGCAACGCTTTGCGTCTTGACCCGGCGCGTATTGTATGGAAACGGGCGCTCGATATGAATGATCGGCCGCTGCGCCAGATCGTAATCGGCATCGGCGACAACAACGGCACCGTGCGCGAAGACGGCTTCCTTATTACGACCGCTTCGGAAGTGATGGCGGTGTTGTGTTTAGCGGAAGATATGGCCGATTTGCGGATGCGGCTCGGCCGGATCGTCGTGGCGTATGACATGGACAAGCGGCCGGTGACAGCGGGCGAGTTCCAGGCGGTTGACGCGATGTGCGCTCTGCTGAAGGATGCTATCCATCCGAATTTGGTGCAGACGCTCGAAGGCGATCCGGTGTTTGTTCATGGCGGACCGTTCGCCAACATCGCCCACGGGTGCAGCAGCATACGGGCGACCCGTCATGCTCTAAAGCTGGCCGATTACGTCGTGACAGAAGCGGGATTCGGCGCCGATCTAGGCGCGGAAAAATTCATAAACATCAAGTGCCGCCTGGGAGGACTGAATCCGTCGGCTGCGGTCATCGTCGCGACCGTGCGTGCGCTGAAATACAACGGCGGCGTACCGAAACAGGAACTCTTGACGGAGAATGCCGAGGCGATACGGTCTGGATTCGGCAACCTGCGGCGCCACGTGGAGAACATGCGAGGCTTCGGCGTGCCGGTAATAGTCGCTATTAATCGCTTTGCGGCGGATACGGAGGCAGAGCTGGCGCAGGTTGCCGATCTCTGCGCAGAGCTTGGTGTGAAGGCGATTCTATCGGACGCTTGGGAGCGTGGCGGTGAAGGCTGCCGTGAGTTGGCGCAGGAAGTGGCCGCTCTGGCCGACGGATCGACGGAGGATACGTTCCAACTGCTCTATCCAGATAATATGCCGCTTGCGGAGAAGATTGAGACGGTCGTTACACGTATTTATCGCGGAGCCGGGGTTAAATACCGCCCGGCTGCGAAGCGGGCGCTACAGGAACTGGAGCGGCTAGGCGTGCGTGACCTTCCTGTCTGCATGGCGAAGACGCCGTATTCGTTCACAGACCGTCCCGCCGTGCTCGGGGCGCCAGAGCAGTTTACGATTGAGGTGCAGGATATCCGCTGGTCGGCCGGCGCGGGATTCGCCGTCGTGCTGACGGGGCAGGTGGTCACGATGCCAGGGCTGCCCGCGGAACCGGCGGCGTGGCGCATAAGGCTGGATGAGGCGGGACATATCGAAGGCCTGAGCTGA
- a CDS encoding DUF4256 domain-containing protein translates to MTTSPSSSKKELSLEQHEELLKLIKARFEKNMDRHQGLEWANVQAKLEAQTEKLWSLYEMERTGGEPDVVDHDNKTNEYIFYDCSAESPKGRRSVCYDHEALESRKQHKPENSTINMAAVMGIELLTEVQYRELQKLGNFDLKISSWVKTPANIRKLGGAIFCDRRYDTVFVYHNGADSYYAARGFRGSLRV, encoded by the coding sequence ATGACAACGAGTCCCAGCAGCAGTAAAAAGGAGTTATCACTAGAACAACATGAAGAACTACTCAAATTAATAAAAGCACGCTTCGAGAAAAACATGGACCGCCATCAAGGTCTTGAATGGGCTAATGTACAAGCAAAGCTTGAAGCTCAGACAGAAAAATTATGGTCGCTTTATGAAATGGAGAGAACTGGCGGTGAACCGGATGTCGTTGATCATGACAATAAGACGAACGAATACATTTTTTACGATTGTTCAGCGGAAAGTCCTAAGGGGCGCAGAAGTGTTTGTTACGATCATGAAGCGTTGGAGTCCAGGAAACAACACAAACCAGAAAATAGCACTATTAATATGGCGGCTGTCATGGGCATTGAGCTTTTAACAGAAGTGCAATACCGAGAGCTGCAGAAACTTGGAAACTTCGATTTGAAAATTTCAAGCTGGGTGAAAACACCCGCTAATATTAGAAAACTCGGCGGGGCTATCTTTTGCGATCGTCGCTATGACACTGTCTTTGTGTACCATAATGGAGCAGATTCCTATTACGCTGCTAGAGGGTTCCGTGGCTCACTAAGGGTCTAA
- a CDS encoding RloB domain-containing protein — protein sequence MAPNRKDNKQYFFTVEGETEKWYLDWLEAEINAVLDANPASNIKVSIKSKVEKNPLKYAKSLPIISKVEVTHLFDYESHEPVHVKQFLETLDLLKEANSIKGKQIKYRLGDSNLTFELWMAMHKSNFNAYTEHRFHYLRLLFY from the coding sequence ATGGCACCGAATCGGAAGGATAACAAGCAATACTTTTTCACCGTAGAGGGAGAAACAGAGAAATGGTATCTAGATTGGCTTGAAGCTGAAATTAATGCTGTCTTAGACGCTAATCCTGCATCCAATATCAAAGTATCGATAAAGAGCAAGGTAGAGAAGAATCCACTAAAGTACGCAAAAAGTCTCCCTATTATCTCTAAAGTGGAAGTTACTCACTTGTTTGACTACGAAAGCCATGAACCGGTGCATGTTAAACAGTTCCTAGAAACTTTGGATCTTCTTAAAGAAGCTAACAGTATCAAGGGAAAACAGATTAAGTACCGCTTGGGGGATAGTAACCTTACTTTTGAGCTTTGGATGGCTATGCATAAAAGTAACTTTAACGCATATACCGAACATCGATTCCATTACCTCCGCCTACTGTTCTATTAA
- a CDS encoding AAA family ATPase, translating to MVSLVGGEDGNMPVQAEVFESYGTIRFVNMFPIIMSALVSGGTLVIDEFDASLHPMALMSIVNIFHNDEVNKNKAQLIFNTHNPIFLNSNLFRRDEIKFVERDDDTFCSTHYSLSDFGTSGRNGVRNGGEYMKNYFVNQYGAIKDIDFTSVFENLLESRGELFKDGTESEG from the coding sequence CTGGTTTCCCTTGTAGGTGGGGAGGATGGAAACATGCCCGTACAAGCCGAAGTATTTGAGTCATATGGGACAATTCGATTCGTAAATATGTTTCCCATCATAATGAGTGCATTGGTTAGTGGAGGCACTTTGGTTATCGATGAGTTCGATGCTTCCCTACATCCAATGGCTTTAATGAGTATCGTGAACATCTTCCATAACGATGAGGTAAATAAGAATAAAGCTCAGCTGATCTTTAACACCCATAATCCGATATTCCTCAACTCGAATTTGTTTAGGAGGGATGAGATCAAGTTTGTAGAGCGTGATGATGATACCTTCTGTAGTACTCATTACTCGCTGTCCGACTTCGGCACCTCCGGCAGGAACGGGGTAAGGAACGGCGGTGAATATATGAAGAATTATTTCGTGAACCAATATGGAGCGATTAAGGATATCGACTTTACCTCTGTTTTTGAAAACCTTTTGGAAAGCAGAGGTGAACTATTCAAAGATGGCACCGAATCGGAAGGATAA
- a CDS encoding NAD-dependent epimerase/dehydratase family protein, with translation MHVILGTGPLGMSIMRELIEQGEPVKMVSFSGKDALPPGVQHEKANLLDAKQAAKIMQEATVIYHCAQPAYHQWGKLFMRMQDNIVSGAMAAGGKVVVAENLYMYGLVKGSMHEQLPHAATTRKGVLRSEMSRKLLKLHQDGLLQVVIGRGSDFFGPGVLGSAVGERFFKPIVAGKPCTVLGDPDKKHTYTFIHDFGKALVALGGQEDTYGQAWHVPNADAITTRQFAEMAYCAAGFPASIRTMGKGMLRIGGLFIPEARETIEMTYQFEHDFVVDHRKFSARFELPATPLEHAIAQTLEWFQSAKS, from the coding sequence ATGCACGTAATATTGGGAACGGGGCCATTAGGGATGTCCATCATGAGAGAGCTTATAGAACAGGGAGAGCCAGTAAAAATGGTTAGTTTTAGCGGGAAAGACGCACTGCCTCCTGGTGTACAGCACGAGAAAGCCAATCTCCTAGATGCGAAGCAAGCTGCAAAAATCATGCAAGAGGCCACGGTCATCTATCACTGTGCGCAGCCGGCATATCATCAATGGGGAAAACTGTTCATGCGAATGCAGGATAACATCGTATCCGGTGCGATGGCTGCCGGGGGGAAGGTGGTAGTGGCCGAGAATTTGTATATGTATGGGTTGGTCAAGGGAAGTATGCACGAACAATTGCCCCATGCGGCCACGACTAGGAAAGGAGTTCTCCGGTCCGAAATGTCCCGCAAACTGCTGAAGCTGCATCAGGATGGATTGCTTCAGGTCGTCATCGGAAGAGGGTCCGATTTCTTTGGGCCGGGTGTTCTTGGTTCTGCGGTTGGGGAGCGCTTCTTTAAACCAATTGTAGCGGGAAAGCCTTGTACGGTGCTTGGCGACCCTGACAAGAAGCATACCTATACGTTCATCCACGATTTCGGTAAGGCGCTTGTTGCATTGGGAGGTCAGGAGGATACCTACGGCCAAGCCTGGCATGTACCGAATGCAGACGCAATTACGACGAGGCAGTTTGCCGAAATGGCTTATTGTGCTGCCGGATTTCCGGCATCCATTCGGACAATGGGCAAGGGCATGCTCCGCATAGGAGGATTGTTTATTCCAGAGGCGCGCGAAACGATTGAGATGACGTATCAATTTGAGCATGATTTTGTCGTGGACCACCGCAAATTCAGCGCGAGATTCGAGCTTCCTGCAACGCCGCTGGAGCATGCGATCGCCCAAACGTTGGAATGGTTTCAATCCGCAAAATCCTAA
- a CDS encoding GyrI-like domain-containing protein gives MYYSNLDILHIKIVQDMKSLDFSLEEIRHALQSGSLNRVMGLMKAKHEEALQEIRRLEHITTSIEQRITQIDALLEMNRDTKDSEVLIELKELEDRYVAFDRKRSVCGMETMVLKFTELFGTIYKKGMTQNGYMMTIYHENIMTFDRNDTDLEVAIPIKRVGTNHNFTRVISGGTYITAMYTGIPTEQTYKCIYRKFLEWMAMNGYCQDGPAVEQYLVDMTQMANHEGYLIELQVPVSQRD, from the coding sequence GTGTATTATTCCAATCTGGATATCCTGCATATTAAAATCGTTCAAGATATGAAATCGCTCGATTTTTCACTTGAGGAAATTCGCCATGCATTACAAAGCGGGAGCCTGAACCGGGTCATGGGGTTGATGAAAGCCAAACATGAGGAAGCACTGCAGGAAATACGTCGACTGGAGCACATTACGACTTCCATTGAACAAAGAATCACGCAAATTGATGCTCTATTGGAGATGAACAGGGATACAAAGGATTCCGAAGTTCTTATTGAGTTGAAAGAGCTTGAAGATCGTTATGTCGCTTTTGATCGGAAGCGATCCGTTTGTGGAATGGAGACTATGGTGTTGAAGTTTACCGAGCTGTTTGGAACGATTTATAAAAAGGGAATGACCCAAAACGGATATATGATGACGATCTACCATGAGAATATAATGACGTTCGATCGGAACGATACCGATCTTGAAGTTGCTATTCCCATCAAGAGGGTCGGGACAAACCACAACTTCACACGCGTGATTTCAGGGGGGACTTATATTACGGCAATGTACACCGGGATTCCTACGGAACAAACGTACAAATGCATATATAGGAAATTTCTGGAATGGATGGCCATGAACGGCTACTGTCAGGATGGTCCGGCCGTGGAGCAATATTTGGTAGATATGACGCAGATGGCGAACCATGAAGGTTATTTGATCGAGCTTCAAGTGCCTGTTAGTCAAAGAGATTGA
- a CDS encoding MerR family DNA-binding transcriptional regulator yields MFADSLKISVEVDIKDTYSFGLRGRMPVHKNSYYSIGQTAKICNISIQTLRYYDKIGLMKPSEIDRSSGYRCIIPIWISCILKSFKI; encoded by the coding sequence ATGTTCGCAGACTCACTAAAGATTAGTGTTGAAGTAGATATAAAGGATACGTACAGCTTCGGGTTGAGAGGAAGGATGCCAGTGCACAAAAATTCATATTACTCTATAGGGCAGACGGCGAAGATTTGCAATATCTCCATTCAGACCCTGCGATATTATGACAAGATTGGCCTTATGAAGCCTAGTGAAATTGATAGAAGCTCTGGCTATCGGTGTATTATTCCAATCTGGATATCCTGCATATTAAAATCGTTCAAGATATGA
- a CDS encoding DUF6138 family protein — translation MNELQKEALEEMKKAIHKWFEEQENRVDVEGLGKRTPLQIGIFNFVMLDYRPGRTRVDSSKSVGSAAGKKSMKASPFTREQVLHEVQPLLAEIVRERLDKLETSPLIDYRFTFQGTFATMDGLVELTVLETIYEEKKRQLLERIQSYIENELEKGSYPTKRLETFFLARHLLDPHLFPEPEAERTIALFDRIQELNKERVEALAEHRRDIIRALTHWAENIFLPRYYDITRNDYRANEYEIKPDAVLENKDEPNQPIDLLLYGAVMIIRYEPNFSKFRGQTFLELAKQLGSGKAARMLKEGSDSFSHDEVHMRHELVECKANDVFSNFMVVIRKEEAGAYERAILFILSLLRKGFPKSYKIKLKSSVRETLPIKGLAKSDTHRFFANALAYSELHPLLEEYAREAMVEFEWYEDTESERSVMPGSYAVFGLGLLSERYFPLVEAYMDLVDDEHQLVHDKFTAIFAETYGITERSTPTLIACLLRSHDSLKLKIQPELESEEKLSLFVQHIETLSDDEAERVLYPIWGEAEKLAALARKAREPRKELIARLIMKLS, via the coding sequence ATGAACGAATTACAGAAAGAAGCGCTGGAAGAGATGAAAAAGGCGATTCATAAATGGTTTGAGGAACAGGAAAATCGAGTTGACGTAGAGGGATTGGGCAAACGCACCCCGCTGCAAATAGGCATCTTTAACTTTGTCATGCTGGATTATCGGCCGGGCAGGACCAGGGTTGACAGTTCGAAATCTGTGGGGAGTGCCGCAGGCAAAAAGTCGATGAAAGCTTCACCCTTTACACGGGAGCAGGTATTGCATGAGGTTCAGCCTCTGCTAGCGGAAATCGTAAGAGAGAGGCTGGATAAGCTGGAAACGTCGCCATTGATCGACTACCGGTTTACCTTTCAAGGAACCTTCGCAACGATGGACGGGCTTGTGGAATTAACGGTGCTGGAAACGATATATGAAGAGAAAAAGCGGCAGCTTCTGGAGCGAATTCAGTCCTATATTGAGAACGAACTGGAGAAGGGCTCTTACCCGACAAAGCGGTTGGAAACTTTCTTTTTGGCACGCCATCTGTTGGACCCGCATCTGTTTCCCGAACCGGAAGCCGAAAGGACGATCGCTTTATTTGACCGGATTCAGGAGTTAAATAAAGAACGGGTTGAGGCTCTTGCGGAGCATCGAAGAGATATCATTCGGGCTTTGACCCACTGGGCCGAGAATATATTCTTGCCACGTTATTACGATATCACCCGTAACGACTACAGGGCCAATGAATATGAAATCAAGCCGGATGCGGTACTGGAAAACAAGGATGAGCCGAATCAGCCTATTGACCTTCTGTTGTACGGAGCGGTAATGATTATTCGCTATGAGCCGAATTTCAGCAAATTTAGGGGACAGACTTTTCTGGAGCTGGCGAAGCAGCTTGGCAGCGGCAAAGCCGCACGCATGTTGAAGGAGGGCAGCGACAGCTTTTCGCACGACGAAGTTCATATGCGCCATGAGTTGGTTGAATGCAAGGCTAATGATGTTTTTTCCAACTTTATGGTCGTTATTCGCAAAGAAGAAGCCGGGGCGTATGAGCGGGCAATATTGTTTATTCTCTCTCTGCTCAGAAAGGGCTTCCCGAAAAGCTATAAAATCAAGTTAAAATCCAGTGTCAGAGAGACTTTGCCTATCAAGGGGCTTGCCAAATCGGATACGCATCGATTTTTTGCAAATGCGTTGGCTTATTCCGAGCTGCATCCTTTATTGGAGGAATACGCTCGTGAGGCGATGGTAGAGTTTGAATGGTACGAGGATACGGAAAGCGAGAGAAGCGTAATGCCGGGCAGTTATGCTGTGTTCGGGCTGGGGCTTTTGTCTGAGCGGTATTTTCCGCTTGTTGAAGCTTACATGGACCTTGTGGATGATGAGCATCAGCTGGTGCATGACAAGTTCACAGCCATTTTTGCCGAAACCTATGGTATAACGGAACGCTCGACTCCCACCTTGATCGCCTGCCTGCTACGCTCCCACGATTCGCTAAAGCTGAAGATTCAGCCAGAGTTGGAAAGCGAAGAGAAGTTGTCGCTATTCGTACAGCATATAGAGACTCTGTCGGATGACGAGGCCGAGCGCGTACTGTACCCGATCTGGGGCGAGGCGGAGAAGCTAGCTGCATTGGCTCGCAAGGCGCGGGAACCACGCAAGGAGCTGATAGCTCGTTTGATAATGAAATTATCTTAG
- a CDS encoding ankyrin repeat domain-containing protein, producing MELTQIIDEVFQVVQSDEASRLKDILESHPQLANTENGDGLTPLGYAAHFGNKDAVQILLNYGADVVAVSHSKISYIPSNTALHAAIAGERNVDVIRLLLTHNAQTNIFDSNGHTCLHTAAFHDDNLEIIRLLIEHGADVNARIEGGETALSLAIKQGNNNVAELLRQNGALL from the coding sequence ATGGAGTTAACACAAATCATTGATGAAGTATTTCAAGTAGTTCAGTCAGATGAAGCTTCACGGCTAAAAGATATTTTAGAATCTCACCCACAACTTGCAAATACGGAAAATGGTGATGGACTTACACCTTTGGGATATGCGGCACATTTTGGTAATAAAGATGCAGTGCAGATATTGCTAAATTATGGCGCAGATGTTGTGGCGGTATCTCATTCCAAGATTTCTTACATTCCTTCGAATACAGCATTACATGCAGCAATAGCTGGAGAGCGTAACGTGGATGTTATCAGACTGCTTTTGACTCATAATGCTCAGACAAATATTTTCGACAGCAATGGTCATACTTGTCTGCACACTGCTGCATTCCATGACGATAACCTAGAAATTATTCGCTTATTGATCGAACATGGAGCCGATGTTAACGCTAGAATTGAAGGTGGAGAAACTGCGTTGTCTCTTGCAATCAAGCAAGGTAATAATAACGTAGCGGAACTTCTTCGCCAAAATGGAGCGCTACTCTAA
- a CDS encoding AraC family transcriptional regulator, whose amino-acid sequence MAGARNIFGRVKALKVHRQVNKEILKLHSLRASSRKELYKRIHIGHEFISAYFDQSITLTDVARTACLSPNHFLRSYKQMFGISPHQYLGERRLQESKRLLLQTTRIT is encoded by the coding sequence ATGGCAGGAGCGAGAAATATTTTTGGAAGGGTAAAGGCCCTAAAGGTTCATCGACAGGTTAATAAAGAAATATTGAAACTTCACTCCCTAAGAGCCTCATCGCGTAAGGAATTGTATAAAAGAATACATATAGGTCATGAGTTTATATCTGCATACTTTGATCAATCAATAACCCTAACGGATGTGGCTAGAACTGCATGTTTATCGCCAAACCACTTCCTTAGAAGTTATAAGCAAATGTTTGGCATTTCTCCTCATCAATATTTAGGTGAAAGAAGGCTTCAAGAATCTAAGAGGCTTCTTCTTCAAACAACCCGTATTACATAG
- a CDS encoding DUF4261 domain-containing protein has product MEKDLLEQLNLWHEDDEFEKIVDKIAEIPEQDRDYDLVGHLARALNNLERYNEALQQLLMIKTLGEHDPLWHFRVGYAYYYLSQYEDAVTALEIANKLDPEDEDTSLLLKWSRHEVGLTDRQENSVTVQPNAIASVKNDIEANEMIEQEKDFGFARVYAVELKYKQPPKLDRNLLYEKMELYTGKVDRGEHHPDAAGLAVWEANSQEDQNLLHFFHLNYMVEYKEGEMPAQTNLMDTESRPVTDYETAIQQSWHWQEAAQVVSDCEHSLLLIDMMASGLDPKSRLQLFTGSLRAVLETAPCDAIYFRESDKLVEPSAYLAAIEEGELLYGALNIRFYNVEGTGSGRPEGLMDSLGLAALGIPDVQCHYYDLEPDEVAGNLLNIAYYLFDRGDVIVDGETVGFTEEMRWRCEHQYGLASPHRVVIDIDPGEPYYAGRQGAEQS; this is encoded by the coding sequence ATGGAAAAAGATCTTTTGGAACAGCTAAACCTATGGCATGAAGATGATGAATTTGAAAAAATAGTAGACAAGATTGCGGAAATTCCCGAACAGGATAGAGACTATGATTTAGTCGGCCATTTAGCGAGAGCATTAAACAATCTGGAACGTTACAATGAAGCATTGCAGCAGCTTTTGATGATCAAAACGTTAGGCGAACATGATCCTCTTTGGCATTTCCGTGTAGGTTACGCCTACTACTACCTATCGCAATATGAGGACGCAGTAACAGCACTCGAAATAGCGAATAAACTTGATCCCGAGGATGAAGATACTTCGTTGTTATTGAAATGGAGCCGTCACGAGGTTGGCCTAACAGACCGTCAAGAGAACTCAGTGACAGTGCAGCCAAACGCAATTGCTTCGGTGAAGAATGATATTGAGGCGAATGAGATGATTGAACAGGAAAAAGACTTTGGTTTTGCCCGGGTGTACGCTGTGGAGCTAAAATACAAGCAGCCGCCGAAGCTGGACCGAAACCTGCTTTACGAGAAGATGGAACTTTACACGGGTAAGGTTGATCGCGGAGAACATCATCCGGATGCCGCGGGACTTGCTGTGTGGGAAGCGAACAGTCAGGAAGATCAGAATTTGCTGCATTTTTTCCATTTGAATTATATGGTTGAATATAAGGAAGGCGAAATGCCGGCGCAAACCAACCTGATGGATACAGAAAGCCGCCCGGTTACGGACTACGAGACGGCCATTCAGCAGTCCTGGCATTGGCAGGAAGCCGCTCAAGTCGTGAGTGATTGCGAGCACTCGCTGCTGTTGATCGACATGATGGCATCGGGACTCGATCCCAAATCGCGGTTGCAACTGTTCACCGGCTCGCTGCGGGCGGTGCTGGAAACGGCGCCTTGCGACGCCATCTATTTCCGGGAAAGCGACAAGCTCGTCGAACCTAGCGCTTACCTGGCGGCGATTGAAGAAGGAGAACTGTTATATGGTGCGCTGAACATTCGTTTTTATAATGTTGAAGGCACAGGTAGCGGCCGCCCTGAAGGTCTGATGGATTCATTGGGACTCGCCGCGCTTGGCATTCCGGATGTTCAGTGTCATTATTACGATCTGGAGCCTGATGAAGTAGCCGGGAATTTGCTTAATATCGCCTATTATTTATTCGACCGCGGGGACGTTATTGTCGACGGAGAAACAGTTGGTTTCACCGAAGAGATGCGCTGGCGCTGCGAACACCAATACGGGCTGGCCTCACCACACCGGGTTGTCATCGATATAGATCCGGGGGAACCTTATTATGCCGGAAGACAAGGCGCAGAGCAGTCGTAA